One window of Centropristis striata isolate RG_2023a ecotype Rhode Island chromosome 21, C.striata_1.0, whole genome shotgun sequence genomic DNA carries:
- the sox8a gene encoding transcription factor SOX-8a has product MTEESKSLTDHPRSPAGSDSSMSRHGSDPESPTSTAGSDAREAARPPGITHKPESSVEAERFPACIRDAVSQVLKGYDWSLVPMPSQGDRGLKSKPHVKRPMNAFMVWAQAARRKLADQYPHLHNAELSKTLGKLWRLLSETEKRPFIEEAERLRMQHKKDYPDYKYQPRRRKGTKPGQGDLKPGLVLQQQHQQGLYKTEPGVARLAGTGEVHHHYHPDRTGQSHGPPTPPTTPKTDLHMVNKHEVQRPVDSTSDSVPPTGRQNIDFSNVDISELSTDVISTIEGFDVHEFDQYLPPNSHASTLLTPPDSSHGHGNPSGSFILPSIHSHSQSTWTPKSGTPNGMAPTSSSRDTHGLQEDASQKPQIKTEQMSPGHYSSSSSSTPPPPQPEYTSLGSSICPSSTSSSSSANQSDYTDLQSSGFYSAFSGYPASLYQYPYFHSSRRPYATPLINSLALAPSTHSPPSGWEQPIYTTLTRP; this is encoded by the exons ATGACAGAAGAGAGCAAGTCTTTGACCGACCATCCGCGCAGTCCAGCCGGCAGTGACAGCTCCATGTCCCGGCATGGATCGGATCCAGAGTCCCCGACCTCTACAGCAGGGTCCGACGCACGGGAGGCAGCGCGTCCGCCGGGGATTACGCACAAACCAGAGAGCAGCGTGGAGGCTGAGCGCTTCCCCGCGTGCATCCGGGACGCGGTGTCGCAGGTGCTGAAAGGTTACGACTGGTCGCTGGTCCCGATGCCGTCTCAGGGGGACAGAGGGCTGAAGAGTAAACCTCATGTGAAGCGGCCGATGAACGCCTTCATGGTGTGGGCGCAGGCAGCCCGGAGGAAACTGGCGGACCAGTATCCACATCTGCACAACGCTGAGCTCAGCAAGACGCTGGGGAAACTGTGGCG aCTTCTCTCTGAAACAGAGAAGCGTCCCTTCATCGAGGAGGCCGAGAGGCTCAGGATGCAGCACAAGAAGGACTACCCGGACTACAAGTACCAGCCTCGCAGACGCAAGGGCACCAAACCGGGACAGGGGGACCTCAAACCTGGACtggtcctgcagcagcagcatcagcagggCTTGTATAAGACAGAACCAGGGGTGGCCAGGCTGGCTGGTACAGGGGAGGTGCACCATCACTACCATCCAGacaggacag GTCAGTCTCATGGACCTCCAACACCTCCCACTACCCCAAAAACTGACCTCCACATGGTGAACAAACATGAAGTCCAGCGCCCTGTGGACAGCACCAGCGACTCTGTTCCTCCCACCGGCCGCCAGAACATTGACTTCAGTAACGTGGACATCTCAGAGCTCAGCACTGACGTCATCAGCACCATCGAAGGATTCGACGTCCACGAGTTCGACCAGTACCTCCCTCCCAACAGCCACGCCTCCACTCTTCTAACCCCACCAGACAGCAGCCACGGACATGGCAACCCTTCCGGATCCTTCATCCTGCCCAGCATCCACTCCCACTCCCAAAGCACATGGACACCGAAAAGTGGGACTCCCAATGGGATGGCGCCAACGTCTTCCAGTCGAGACACACATGGGCTCCAAGAGGACGCCAGCCAAAAGCCTCAGATCAAAACTGAGCAGATGAGCCCAGGCCACTACAGCAGCTCCTCCTCGTCCACTCCCCCACCTCCACAACCTGAGTACACCTCCCTCGGAAGCAGCATCTGCCCTTCGTCCacttcctcctcatcctccgcCAACCAATCTGACTACACTGACCTCCAAAGCTCCGGTTTCTACAGCGCCTTCTCAGGGTACCCTGCCAGTCTTTATCAGTACCCATACTTTCACTCCTCTCGCAGGCCTTACGCCACTCCTCTTATCAACAGCCTGGCCTTGGCACCATCCACACACAGTCCTCCCTCTGGCTGGGAGCAGCCTATCTACACCACACTGACAAGGCCTTAA